In Polaromonas sp. JS666, one genomic interval encodes:
- a CDS encoding LemA family protein produces MSLSNLVSIAVLALLVCWAVGAYNRLVRLKNLIANAFGQIDVQLKRRYDLIPNLVEAAKKYLQHEQSTLEAVMAARNQARTASDAVRSRPANAAAVTTLAAAEQALDSSLGQLFAVAEAYPELKADQTIRDLSEELTSTENKVGFARQAYNDAVLDYNNAQGQFPAVLIARVFGFAPSAMLRATESAAERQAVRIQM; encoded by the coding sequence ATGTCCCTCAGTAACCTGGTGTCCATCGCCGTGCTCGCCCTGCTGGTCTGCTGGGCGGTGGGGGCGTACAACCGACTGGTGCGCCTGAAGAATCTCATCGCCAACGCCTTCGGCCAGATCGACGTGCAACTCAAGCGGCGCTATGACCTCATTCCCAATCTGGTGGAGGCCGCCAAAAAATACCTGCAGCACGAGCAGAGTACGCTGGAGGCGGTGATGGCCGCGCGCAACCAGGCACGTACCGCCAGCGATGCGGTACGAAGCCGCCCGGCCAATGCCGCCGCCGTGACCACGCTGGCCGCCGCCGAGCAGGCCCTGGACAGCAGCCTCGGGCAGCTGTTCGCGGTGGCCGAGGCCTACCCCGAGCTGAAAGCCGACCAGACCATCCGCGACCTGAGCGAAGAACTCACCAGTACCGAGAACAAGGTCGGCTTTGCGCGGCAGGCCTATAACGATGCGGTGCTGGACTACAACAACGCACAGGGGCAATTCCCGGCCGTGCTGATCGCCCGCGTGTTTGGTTTTGCGCCTTCGGCCATGCTGCGCGCGACGGAGAGCGCGGCCGAGCGCCAGGCCGTCCGCATCCAGATGTAG